A single window of Flavobacterium aestivum DNA harbors:
- the metK gene encoding methionine adenosyltransferase: MAYLFTSESVSEGHPDKIADQISDALIDNFLAFDADSKVACETLVTTGQVILAGEVKSNTYLDVQQIAREVIRKIGYTKSEYMFEADSCGILSAIHEQSADINQGVDRASKEEQGAGDQGMMFGYATNETENYMPLALDLSHKLLQELAILRRENNEIKYLRPDAKSQVTLEYSDDNKPTRIDAIVISTQHDDFDEEAAMLAKIKKDIIEILIPRIIAKNPTHAHLFNDKIQYHINPTGKFVIGGPHGDTGLTGRKIIVDTYGGKGAHGGGAFSGKDPSKVDRSAAYATRHIAKNLVAAGVADEILVQVSYAIGVAKPMGIFIETYGTSKVNLTNGEIAKKVEAIFDMRPYFIEQRLKLRNPIYSETAAYGHMGRTPETVTKTFSAPGGLTKTVTVDLFTWEKLDFVDQVKAAFGL, from the coding sequence ATGGCATATTTATTTACGTCAGAATCTGTAAGCGAGGGGCACCCAGATAAAATTGCAGATCAAATTTCGGATGCATTAATTGATAACTTTTTAGCATTTGATGCTGACTCAAAAGTAGCTTGTGAAACTTTGGTTACTACTGGTCAAGTAATTTTGGCAGGTGAAGTTAAGTCGAATACTTACTTAGATGTACAACAAATTGCACGCGAAGTAATTCGCAAAATTGGATATACTAAAAGTGAATATATGTTTGAAGCTGATTCTTGTGGAATTCTTTCAGCTATTCACGAACAATCTGCAGATATTAACCAAGGTGTTGATAGAGCAAGTAAAGAAGAGCAAGGTGCTGGTGACCAAGGAATGATGTTTGGTTATGCAACAAATGAAACTGAAAATTATATGCCTTTGGCACTTGATTTATCTCATAAATTATTGCAAGAACTAGCTATTTTAAGACGTGAAAACAACGAAATTAAATATTTACGTCCAGATGCAAAATCTCAGGTTACTTTAGAATACAGCGATGACAACAAACCAACACGTATTGATGCCATTGTAATTTCTACACAACACGATGATTTTGATGAAGAAGCTGCTATGCTTGCTAAAATCAAAAAAGACATCATCGAAATTTTGATTCCAAGAATCATTGCAAAAAATCCAACTCACGCGCATTTATTCAATGACAAAATTCAATACCATATCAACCCAACTGGAAAATTCGTAATTGGTGGACCACACGGAGATACAGGATTGACTGGAAGAAAAATTATTGTTGATACTTACGGAGGAAAAGGAGCTCACGGTGGTGGTGCTTTCTCTGGAAAAGATCCAAGTAAAGTAGATAGAAGTGCTGCTTACGCTACTCGTCATATTGCCAAAAACCTTGTTGCAGCTGGTGTTGCAGATGAGATTTTAGTGCAAGTTTCATATGCAATTGGAGTAGCTAAACCAATGGGTATTTTTATTGAAACTTATGGAACATCTAAAGTGAATTTAACTAATGGTGAAATTGCTAAAAAAGTAGAAGCTATTTTTGATATGCGTCCTTACTTCATCGAACAACGCTTGAAATTAAGAAACCCAATCTATAGCGAAACTGCCGCTTACGGACATATGGGACGTACTCCAGAAACAGTAACAAAAACTTTCTCTGCTCCCGGTGGTTTAACTAAAACAGTAACGGTTGACTTATTTACTTGGGAAAAGCTAGATTTTGTTGATCAAGTAAAAGCTGCTTTTGGATTGTAA
- a CDS encoding alpha/beta fold hydrolase: MGNLEKIDIFNFDLEIGKLKPYLPLFYQVFGKPLGSSPIVVVNHSLTGNSNVTGENGWWNEIVGKNKAIDTDYFTVIAFNIPGNGYDDNFGNLIDNYQDFTIRDIARIFWEGLFFLGVKNVYAIIGGSLGGAIGWEMTALQSDKVDNFIPIATDWKATDWVIANVLIQDKILNYSDDPIADACLHATLLFGTPEYVNQRSRRGKLEDLSILQTENRLFENVFKLKNSYPLAAYKLMNHLLKTNDIARNRVDFLTVANVFEANIHLVTVDTDHLFIAEETRKTFRELKNTKENVFYHQIQSIHGHDAYLIELNQLSDILNPIFSYPKQQNYVSA; this comes from the coding sequence ATGGGAAATCTAGAAAAAATAGACATTTTTAATTTTGATTTAGAGATAGGAAAACTGAAACCTTATCTTCCTTTGTTTTATCAAGTTTTTGGTAAACCATTAGGCAGTTCGCCCATAGTAGTGGTAAATCATTCTTTAACGGGAAATTCTAATGTTACTGGAGAGAATGGATGGTGGAATGAGATTGTGGGAAAGAACAAGGCGATAGATACGGATTATTTTACGGTCATCGCTTTTAATATTCCTGGAAATGGGTATGATGATAATTTTGGAAATCTGATAGATAATTACCAAGACTTTACCATTCGTGATATTGCTCGAATTTTTTGGGAAGGATTATTTTTCTTAGGAGTTAAAAATGTTTACGCCATCATTGGTGGAAGTTTGGGAGGGGCAATAGGATGGGAAATGACAGCTTTGCAGTCTGATAAAGTTGATAATTTTATTCCAATTGCAACAGATTGGAAAGCTACGGATTGGGTTATTGCCAATGTTTTAATTCAGGATAAAATCTTAAATTATTCAGATGATCCTATTGCAGATGCTTGTTTGCATGCTACACTATTGTTTGGAACTCCAGAATACGTCAATCAAAGGTCTCGAAGAGGTAAATTAGAAGATTTATCCATTTTGCAAACAGAAAATAGATTGTTCGAAAATGTTTTTAAGTTAAAAAATAGTTATCCGTTGGCAGCTTATAAACTCATGAATCACTTGCTAAAAACAAATGATATCGCTAGGAATAGAGTCGATTTCTTGACAGTAGCCAATGTTTTTGAGGCCAATATTCATCTAGTTACTGTAGATACAGATCATTTATTTATTGCAGAGGAAACACGAAAGACTTTTAGGGAGTTGAAAAACACGAAAGAAAATGTTTTTTATCATCAAATCCAATCCATTCACGGGCACGATGCTTATTTGATAGAGCTTAATCAGTTATCAGATATTTTGAACCCTATTTTTAGCTATCCAAAACAACAAAATTATGTCAGTGCTTAG
- a CDS encoding deoxynucleoside kinase, with translation MHIAIAGNIGSGKTTLTRLLAKHFKWEPHFEEVVDNPYLDDFYHQMERWSFNLQIYFLNSRFRQIMQIRESGKKIIQDRTIYEDAHIFAPNLYAMGLMTHRDFENYSSLFELMESLVKAPDLLIYLRSSIPNLVGQIHKRGREYENSISIDYLSRLNERYEAWVHTYNKGKIMIIDVDHINFVDNPEDLGNIINRIDAELNGGLF, from the coding sequence ATGCACATAGCTATAGCAGGAAACATAGGATCAGGAAAAACAACATTAACACGCTTATTAGCCAAGCATTTTAAATGGGAGCCACATTTTGAAGAAGTGGTAGACAACCCATATTTAGACGACTTTTACCATCAAATGGAACGTTGGTCCTTTAATTTGCAAATTTATTTCTTGAATAGCCGTTTCCGTCAAATCATGCAAATTCGAGAAAGCGGAAAAAAGATTATTCAGGATCGTACAATTTATGAGGATGCTCATATTTTTGCTCCTAATCTATATGCCATGGGCTTAATGACTCACCGTGATTTTGAGAACTACTCATCGCTTTTTGAATTAATGGAATCACTTGTCAAAGCTCCGGATTTATTGATTTACCTAAGAAGCTCTATCCCAAACTTAGTTGGACAAATTCACAAACGTGGTCGCGAATATGAAAATTCTATCTCTATCGACTACTTAAGCCGTCTTAACGAGCGTTATGAAGCTTGGGTTCATACATACAATAAAGGAAAAATAATGATCATTGATGTTGATCATATTAATTTTGTTGACAATCCTGAGGACTTAGGAAACATCATTAACAGAATTGATGCTGAATTAAACGGAGGATTGTTTTAA
- a CDS encoding sterol desaturase family protein has translation MKLNYIAFAVPFFAFFMLLEYYISTIKNRKVHQINESVANLNVGIAERITDLLTSGTFYFIFTWLNANFSIFSIESSVTTWILLFLVTDLLWYWYHRFGHTVNIFWATHIVHHQSDDFNYTVAARITVFQAIARGLFWCALPIIGFKAEMITVLLLIHGTYPFFTHTQLVGKLGWLEYIIVTPSHHRVHHSSNPEYLDKNYGDMLIIWDKIFGTYIEETTEPKYGLTKSLDSYSFLWQHFHYVLELVVAFRMAKTFRDKIKVIFGGPNDIDGRIRLLLERKFSKKAVDIQYSNKLLNAITVKTIATMVVLFFTILFSEYIATSNVFLLAGFIILSVIVTGAMLEQKKWIFHLEFLRICIIGYVGVSAFSNPFLLFVAVLSGIIGVLFYETIHMKYQEFLFSA, from the coding sequence ATGAAATTAAATTATATTGCTTTTGCAGTTCCATTTTTTGCATTCTTTATGCTTTTGGAATATTATATCAGCACAATAAAAAATAGAAAAGTGCACCAAATTAATGAAAGTGTTGCTAATCTTAATGTTGGAATAGCTGAACGAATTACCGACCTATTAACAAGCGGGACTTTTTATTTCATTTTTACTTGGTTAAATGCAAATTTTTCTATTTTCTCTATAGAATCATCTGTTACAACTTGGATACTTTTGTTTTTGGTAACAGATTTACTTTGGTATTGGTATCATAGGTTTGGGCATACGGTCAATATTTTCTGGGCAACACATATTGTGCATCATCAAAGTGACGATTTTAATTATACAGTTGCAGCAAGAATAACAGTTTTTCAGGCAATTGCCAGAGGGCTGTTTTGGTGTGCTTTGCCTATTATTGGCTTTAAAGCGGAGATGATTACAGTGTTGTTATTGATTCATGGGACATATCCTTTTTTTACCCATACGCAATTAGTGGGGAAATTAGGATGGTTAGAATATATAATAGTTACGCCATCACATCATAGAGTACATCATAGTAGTAACCCTGAATATTTGGATAAAAATTATGGAGACATGTTGATTATATGGGATAAAATTTTCGGGACATATATCGAAGAAACTACAGAACCTAAATATGGTCTAACGAAATCACTGGATAGCTACAGTTTTTTGTGGCAACATTTTCATTATGTTTTAGAGCTGGTGGTAGCGTTTAGAATGGCAAAGACATTTAGAGATAAAATAAAAGTAATTTTTGGAGGGCCAAATGATATAGACGGGAGAATACGATTACTTTTGGAAAGAAAATTTTCTAAAAAAGCGGTAGATATTCAGTATTCAAATAAGTTGCTAAATGCAATTACGGTAAAAACAATCGCAACAATGGTTGTTTTGTTTTTTACCATACTTTTTTCGGAATATATAGCGACATCTAATGTGTTTTTGTTAGCGGGCTTTATTATTTTGAGTGTGATTGTTACTGGAGCTATGTTGGAGCAAAAAAAGTGGATTTTTCATTTAGAATTTTTAAGAATCTGTATTATAGGTTATGTTGGTGTTTCGGCTTTTTCAAATCCGTTTTTGCTTTTTGTTGCCGTATTGTCGGGGATAATTGGGGTACTATTTTATGAAACAATTCATATGAAATACCAGGAGTTTTTGTTCTCAGCTTAA
- a CDS encoding aspartate kinase — translation MSVLRINIILFGIGNVGSALINQVLESQQYFQEKRDIDLRFPIITSSSLAFFEKEGVKNVWEANFERLAIPFTIEDVIEFAKDQGLENVIAVDATASPELVRHYIPFIQNGFDIVAANQYANILHIDFYKEIRRNLKNFDKTFLYETNIEGGVLVLQTINDLYDSGEKITKIRSVFSDSLSYIFNRFSSEELPFSTILKDAKKVGLLKKGFKEEFSNNEKAKKLLVLARELGENVELSDIKNIPLLPSQLGEPDLKSKFSYNTTILDKHFEIAKMIQSKDHVLRCVGEISIPENKFEVKLVSEPITSAIGQLKGFETVFEIYTKSRGNIPIVVKGEGTGNKALIIARRILIDILKVTEEIKMREIIWL, via the coding sequence ATGTCAGTGCTTAGAATAAATATTATCCTTTTTGGAATTGGAAATGTGGGGAGTGCATTAATAAATCAAGTTCTTGAGAGTCAACAGTATTTTCAGGAAAAAAGAGATATCGATTTGCGTTTTCCGATAATAACTAGTTCATCTTTGGCTTTTTTTGAAAAAGAAGGGGTTAAAAATGTTTGGGAAGCTAATTTTGAACGATTGGCAATACCTTTTACAATTGAAGATGTTATAGAGTTTGCCAAGGATCAAGGACTTGAAAATGTAATAGCTGTAGATGCAACGGCAAGTCCAGAGTTGGTAAGGCATTATATTCCTTTTATTCAAAACGGATTTGATATAGTTGCAGCCAACCAATATGCTAATATATTGCATATCGATTTTTATAAAGAAATACGAAGAAATTTAAAAAACTTCGACAAGACATTTTTGTACGAAACCAATATAGAGGGAGGAGTTTTAGTATTACAGACTATAAACGATCTGTATGATTCTGGAGAAAAAATAACCAAAATCAGAAGTGTCTTTTCAGATTCATTGAGTTATATATTTAATAGGTTTTCGTCTGAAGAGTTGCCTTTTTCGACTATCTTGAAAGATGCTAAAAAAGTGGGCTTGCTTAAAAAAGGTTTTAAAGAAGAATTTTCGAATAATGAAAAGGCAAAGAAATTGCTTGTGTTAGCTAGAGAATTAGGAGAAAATGTAGAATTGTCAGACATAAAAAACATTCCGCTTTTGCCAAGTCAATTAGGGGAGCCGGATTTGAAATCTAAATTTTCATACAATACAACTATACTCGATAAACATTTTGAAATAGCTAAAATGATTCAGTCAAAAGATCATGTGTTACGCTGTGTGGGGGAGATTTCGATTCCAGAAAATAAATTTGAAGTTAAGTTGGTATCAGAACCAATCACCTCAGCTATTGGGCAATTAAAAGGATTTGAAACTGTTTTCGAAATCTACACAAAATCTCGAGGTAATATTCCGATAGTAGTAAAAGGAGAAGGTACAGGAAACAAAGCTTTAATTATAGCCAGAAGGATTCTTATCGATATTCTAAAAGTGACAGAAGAAATAAAAATGAGAGAAATAATTTGGCTTTAA
- a CDS encoding O-acetylhomoserine aminocarboxypropyltransferase/cysteine synthase family protein — protein sequence MSTKNFATNALHAGHDVTKNGGTRAVPIYQTTSYVFDSSEHAAKLFGLAEDGFIYTRLNNPTNDILERRLAELEGGIGAVVTASGTAAISTTLLVLLRAGDHIVASNSLYGGTYNLLKVTLPRLGITTTFVDPADPKNFTRAAKENTRAFFVESLGNPKLDVLNLEAISEEAKAYKVPFIVDNTVASPYLLNPIDYGADIVIHSLTKYISGNGTSLGGVIIDAGKFDWSNGKFPEFTEPSVGYHGLIYYEALGNAAFIAKARIEGLRDFGAALSPFNAFQIIQGLETLEIRIKRHSENALALAKWLKIQDEVAWVNYPGLKSSKYYTLVQKYLPKGQSGVVTFGLKAGFDAAKKVADNTKLFSILANIGDTKSLIIHPASTTHQQLSDEEQIATGVTKDLIRLSVGLEDIEDLKADLKAVFETIKEPQLV from the coding sequence ATGAGCACAAAAAACTTTGCAACAAACGCATTACACGCAGGACACGACGTAACTAAAAATGGTGGAACTAGAGCCGTACCAATTTATCAAACCACTTCGTATGTATTTGATAGTTCAGAACATGCAGCCAAATTATTTGGACTTGCTGAAGACGGATTTATCTACACACGATTAAATAACCCGACCAATGATATTTTAGAGAGGCGTTTAGCTGAACTAGAAGGTGGTATAGGAGCAGTGGTAACCGCATCTGGAACTGCAGCAATTTCGACTACTTTATTGGTCTTGCTAAGAGCGGGAGATCATATAGTAGCTTCGAATAGTCTATATGGAGGAACTTATAATTTATTGAAAGTTACATTACCAAGATTAGGAATCACAACTACGTTTGTAGATCCTGCAGATCCTAAAAATTTTACTAGAGCCGCTAAAGAAAATACCAGAGCATTTTTCGTAGAGAGTTTAGGAAATCCAAAATTAGATGTACTGAATTTAGAAGCCATTTCAGAAGAGGCCAAAGCCTACAAAGTGCCTTTTATTGTCGATAATACAGTTGCATCTCCGTATTTATTGAATCCTATTGACTATGGGGCTGATATTGTTATTCATTCTTTGACCAAATATATATCTGGAAATGGAACTTCATTGGGAGGTGTAATCATTGATGCAGGAAAGTTTGATTGGAGCAACGGTAAGTTTCCTGAATTTACAGAGCCTTCCGTTGGGTATCACGGACTGATTTATTACGAAGCATTAGGAAATGCTGCTTTTATTGCAAAAGCACGTATTGAAGGATTACGAGATTTTGGTGCAGCTTTAAGTCCGTTCAACGCTTTTCAAATCATACAGGGATTAGAAACCTTGGAAATCCGCATCAAAAGGCATAGCGAAAATGCTTTGGCATTAGCCAAATGGCTAAAAATTCAGGACGAAGTAGCTTGGGTTAACTATCCAGGGTTGAAATCGAGTAAGTATTATACTCTAGTACAAAAATATTTGCCAAAAGGGCAAAGTGGTGTGGTGACTTTTGGACTAAAAGCTGGTTTTGATGCCGCCAAAAAAGTAGCAGATAATACCAAGCTATTTTCAATATTAGCCAATATAGGAGATACAAAATCCTTAATTATTCATCCGGCCAGTACAACACATCAGCAGTTGTCTGATGAGGAACAAATAGCAACTGGGGTCACCAAAGATCTAATTCGACTTTCGGTTGGGCTAGAAGATATAGAGGATTTAAAAGCAGATTTGAAGGCGGTTTTCGAAACTATTAAGGAGCCTCAATTAGTATAA